Proteins from a single region of Catenulispora acidiphila DSM 44928:
- a CDS encoding DUF2277 domain-containing protein: MCRSIKTLREPYVENPTSEDVHAAALQYVRKISGFRAPSKANTEAFEQAVAAVAAATQDLLDHLEVRKQAPSAA, translated from the coding sequence ATGTGCCGATCGATTAAGACCCTGCGCGAGCCCTACGTGGAGAACCCGACCTCCGAGGACGTCCACGCCGCAGCGCTTCAGTACGTCCGCAAGATCAGCGGCTTCCGCGCGCCGAGCAAGGCCAATACCGAGGCGTTCGAGCAGGCTGTGGCTGCCGTCGCGGCGGCGACCCAGGACCTCCTGGACCATCTCGAAGTCCGTAAGCAGGCGCCGAGTGCCGCGTAG
- a CDS encoding YchJ family protein, with amino-acid sequence MPRRERRGGNAKAIPTTCPCGAGKPYADCCGPLHSARTTATTAEQLMRSRYSAFAVQDAAYLEKTHHSSTRPASVEFEPKLRWTGLEILGTTGGTAFHTDGTVEFIAHYTESGRAGSMRENSSFVREDGNWVYLSAL; translated from the coding sequence GTGCCGCGTAGAGAACGCCGGGGCGGAAACGCTAAGGCGATTCCCACTACGTGTCCCTGCGGAGCGGGAAAGCCATATGCCGACTGCTGTGGCCCGCTGCACTCCGCACGCACTACGGCGACGACAGCGGAACAACTCATGCGTTCCCGCTATAGCGCCTTCGCCGTACAGGACGCCGCGTACCTGGAGAAGACGCACCACTCCTCGACGCGCCCGGCATCAGTCGAGTTCGAGCCGAAGCTCCGCTGGACCGGTCTGGAGATCCTGGGCACCACCGGCGGGACGGCGTTCCACACCGACGGCACCGTCGAATTCATCGCGCACTACACGGAGTCCGGTCGCGCCGGCTCTATGCGGGAGAACAGTTCCTTCGTCCGCGAAGACGGGAACTGGGTCTACCTAAGCGCCCTATAG
- a CDS encoding M56 family metallopeptidase: MSVNVYLPLLAAVALGAAGPALGRRLPPAVATVLLTAAALVTSFTSLASLALLTGVVVLRIPEFAAEGRLSDAVLMHGPVTPLEGAVAGTALLALLPFAIRAGIRLWRESARTYRLAKAFSAHPASIAVIQDPRAQAFAVPGIPSLPGHAAIPTRIVATDSLLRTLNEDQRRAMFAHEQAHLRRRHHLYLLLTNLAVVANPLLWRLPDAVTEATERWADEDAAVAVGDREVLARALGRAALSNLPRTVPAMAQAHVGKRVRALMAPPPPRRRVLAALVGFAIAATVFASIDSARETEDFFDNARDAWHVAHEHPVAEHPQLVVSPTVGGRD; encoded by the coding sequence ATGAGCGTCAACGTCTACCTCCCGCTGCTGGCCGCCGTCGCGCTCGGCGCCGCCGGTCCGGCTCTGGGCCGCCGCCTGCCGCCGGCGGTCGCCACGGTCCTGCTCACCGCCGCCGCGCTGGTCACCAGCTTCACCTCGCTCGCCTCGCTGGCTCTGCTGACCGGGGTCGTCGTCCTGCGCATCCCGGAATTCGCCGCCGAAGGCCGCCTGTCGGACGCCGTCCTCATGCACGGTCCGGTGACTCCGCTGGAGGGCGCCGTCGCGGGCACGGCCCTCCTGGCCCTGCTCCCCTTCGCGATCCGCGCCGGCATCCGCCTGTGGCGCGAGTCCGCGCGGACCTACCGCCTGGCCAAAGCCTTCTCGGCGCATCCGGCGAGCATCGCGGTCATCCAGGACCCGCGCGCCCAGGCCTTCGCCGTCCCGGGGATACCGTCCCTGCCCGGCCACGCCGCGATCCCGACCCGCATCGTCGCGACCGACTCGCTGCTGCGCACCCTCAACGAGGACCAGCGCCGCGCGATGTTCGCCCACGAGCAGGCGCACCTGCGCCGGCGGCACCACCTCTACCTGCTCCTGACCAACCTCGCCGTGGTCGCGAACCCGCTGCTCTGGCGGCTGCCGGACGCGGTCACCGAGGCCACCGAGCGCTGGGCCGACGAGGACGCCGCGGTCGCGGTCGGCGATCGGGAGGTCCTGGCACGGGCTCTCGGCCGCGCCGCCCTGTCGAACCTCCCCCGCACCGTCCCGGCGATGGCCCAGGCGCATGTGGGCAAACGCGTCCGCGCGCTCATGGCGCCTCCTCCTCCGCGCCGCCGCGTACTGGCCGCACTGGTGGGATTCGCTATAGCGGCGACGGTATTCGCCTCCATCGACTCCGCCCGAGAGACGGAGGACTTCTTCGACAACGCTCGGGACGCCTGGCACGTCGCCCACGAGCACCCCGTCGCGGAGCACCCGCAGCTCGTCGTCAGCCCGACCGTCGGCGGCCGGGATTAG